ACGGTGTTTTGGGAATTGGAACATGGGTTAGAATTCAGGTTAACAATAAAAAAATTAAGGCAAGTTTTCGAGTTGGTCTTCCACGACGCCCACCTCATCTAGGTGTTTCTCGAGTGTGGGTAAAAATTTGGCGGCAAAGCCGCGAATGTCGCCGTCGTAAGCGTCCTTGCTCATATCCTCGAACGCATCTACGTCCTGTTTGTGAGCCTCCACCAGCATTTCCACATATCGCTTATCGAACGGTGTGCCGGTCAGGGCGCTTAATTCGGCGTACTGTTTTTGCTGATCGCTGCCAAGGCCGCTGGGCAGCATCAGGTTTTTCTGTTGCGCCAGGTTTCGGAGCGCCGTGCTCACTTGCCCATGCTGTTGCACCAGACTCTGGGCTAAGTTGCGAACCGCGGGAGTAGTAGATTTTTGCTGGGCCAGCTTGCTCATTTCCAGTTCCAGCAACCCACTGCTGGCTGCGTTTACCATAAAATCCGCGTCGCGTTCCTGGCGCTCCGTCACGGCAGCTTCCTTGATGCGCTTTTCGTTCTGAAACCTGGCTTCCGCTACCGGATCTTTTTGGCTGGCATCTGGTGAGCACGCACCAAAGGCAATGCAGCATCCTAAGAGCAGAAAACGGGCAGAAGCCATAGTACACAAACAGTTAGAGGAATGGAAAATAAGCTAGTGCCTATACGGGCACCTCAGCAGGTGGTTATCAGGGAGAACAGGATAGCGGCGAAATGCAGAGCTCAGAGCGCGTCTGGGGGCTTTTTGGCTGATAGAGTGTTGCGATATAAGCACGCAAACCATTCAACAAAAAGCGCCACCCTGTAGCAAGGTGGCGCTTTCAATAACCAAAAATTGCAGCTTGATTGCCTAGACTACGCTCCGCGAAACTGAGGCTT
The window above is part of the Hymenobacter radiodurans genome. Proteins encoded here:
- a CDS encoding DUF4142 domain-containing protein; this encodes MASARFLLLGCCIAFGACSPDASQKDPVAEARFQNEKRIKEAAVTERQERDADFMVNAASSGLLELEMSKLAQQKSTTPAVRNLAQSLVQQHGQVSTALRNLAQQKNLMLPSGLGSDQQKQYAELSALTGTPFDKRYVEMLVEAHKQDVDAFEDMSKDAYDGDIRGFAAKFLPTLEKHLDEVGVVEDQLENLP